A window from Cryptomeria japonica chromosome 1, Sugi_1.0, whole genome shotgun sequence encodes these proteins:
- the LOC131071893 gene encoding scopoletin glucosyltransferase codes for MQKPHVVAVPFPAMGHFIPFLHLAKLLSSHGIAVSYVTTPGNISRLQILLSQRLNDGLDVRLVALPTPSVEGLQGQESTDLLSPESDDLTFQLAQSLQHPFNIWMEQQFHQQTAAPPLCIIHDMFVGWAVDTAQKYNAASILFNTCGAFAISLMHSMSCSILHNALEKEGEDSVMVSFDLPHPLRLFKHEVSPGYFNPDLTDFIQHFIFHRMQEIGKGSGILINTFHELEPFYVQHLKKLTAKSVWAIGPVHPQNLYSGSGNVNMGGKMRDNREQELVCWLDSQNPRSVVHVSFGSQTFLSEEQTQALARGLEASGQPFVWAIKVSQKMEPESSESKTDCISTYLPEGFLERTKERGFIIRDWAPQLVILSHPSVGAFISHCGWNSALESISFGVPILAWPMFGDQHFNSKLFAELGIGIQFCENRDGIPKEERVKEAVTVALIGHKRGEIRERAEQLKEMALNAIEREGSSAADLRAFVSDMHKLNRTKGSN; via the coding sequence ATGCAGAAGCCTCATGTTGTGGCAGTGCCATTCCCAGCAATGGGTCACTTCATCCCTTTTCTCCACCTGGCAAAGCTCCTCTCTTCCCATGGCATAGCCGTCAGTTATGTCACAACACCAGGTAACATCTCCCGTCTGCAGATTCTCCTTTCTCAACGTCTAAACGATGGTCTCGATGTTCGCCTGGTGGCCCTTCCCACGCCCTCCGTGGAAGGCTTACAAGGACAAGAGAGCACTGATCTCCTTTCCCCAGAATCAGACGACCTTACCTTTCAGCTAGCACAAAGCCTTCAACACCCTTTCAACATTTGGATGGAGCAGCAATTCCACCAACAAACAGCAGCACCTCCTCTGTGTATCATCCACGATATGTTCGTGGGTTGGGCTGTAGACACAGCCCAAAAATATAACGCTGCCAGTATTCTGTTCAATACCTGCGGGGCCTTTGCAATAAGTCTGATGCATTCCATGTCGTGTTCGATATTGCATAACGCATTGGAGAAAGAAGGGGAGGACAGTGTAATGGTTAGCTTCGATCTTCCGCATCCTCTCAGATTGTTTAAACATGAAGTGTCCCCCGGTTATTTCAATCCAGATCTTACAGACTTCATCCAGCATTTCATTTTTCACCGTATGCAGGAAATTGGTAAAGGATCAGGAATACTAATAAATACGTTCCACGAGCTCGAGCCTTTCTATGTCCAGCACTTGAAAAAATTAACCGCTAAATCAGTTTGGGCCATAGGTCCTGTACATCCCCAAAATTTATATAGCGGATCTGGTAACGTTAACATGGGAGGGAAGATGAGGGACAACAGAGAACAAGAATTGGTTTGCTGGCTGGATTCTCAAAACCCTCGCTCCGTTGTGCACGTTTCTTTTGGGAGCCAGACCTTCTTATCAGAAGAGCAAACGCAGGCTTTGGCCAGAGGTCTGGAAGCCAGCGGGCAGCCATTTGTTTGGGCTATCAAAGTATCCCAAAAGATGGAACCAGAATCTTCAGAATCAAAGACCGACTGCATTAGCACGTATCTGCCGGAGGGTTTTCTGGAGCGAACAAAGGAGAGAGGGTTCATCATACGCGACTGGGCGCCCCAGCTTGTAATTCTTTCCCATCCTTCAGTAGGTGCTTTTATAAGCCACTGCGGATGGAACTCTGCGCTGGAAAGCATTTCTTTTGGTGTTCCAATACTCGCATGGCCCATGTTTGGAGATCAGCACTTCAACTCAAAACTTTTTGCAGAATTAGGCATAGGAATTCAATTCTGTGAAAACAGAGATGGAATTCCGAAGGAGGAAAGAGTAAAGGAGGCTGTTACAGTGGCTCTAATTGGACACAAAAGAGGAGAGATACGAGAGCGTGCAGAACAATTGAAGGAAATGGCTCTAAACGCGATCGAACGGGAAGGATCTTCAGCAGCAGACTTGAGAGCTTTTGTAAGTGACATGCATAAATTGAACAGAACAAAAGGGAGCAACTGA